The Sporichthyaceae bacterium genomic sequence AGAGGGGGCCGCCGACATTTCCTCGCCCCCACACAACGCTGGGAGAGATGAGGCGCAAGTGTCAGAGCCAGGGCTCGACGCGGCCGTTGTCGATGAAGGCGTCGAGGTCGACGACGTCGAAGCGGATGTAGCGCCCGACCTTGTAGAAGCGGACGCGTCGTTGGGCGATCAGGCGGCGGATGAAGCGCTCGGGGGTGCCGAGGCGTTCGGCGGCCTGGGTGACGCTGAGCAGGTCGTGTCCGGTGACACGGGGGCCGGCAGGGCGGGACGGTCGGTGGTGG encodes the following:
- a CDS encoding helix-turn-helix domain-containing protein translates to MTADSKEPRVTHPYVKSTRRTRVRKSAGSGIARRTREHTAHPAADPRRIHPHRTQPHPSGARRAHHRPSRPAGPRVTGHDLLSVTQAAERLGTPERFIRRLIAQRRVRFYKVGRYIRFDVVDLDAFIDNGRVEPWL